Proteins encoded in a region of the Cataglyphis hispanica isolate Lineage 1 chromosome 14, ULB_Chis1_1.0, whole genome shotgun sequence genome:
- the LOC126854423 gene encoding cytochrome b5-related protein-like isoform X1: MNTLKSNGYIVDAFHDEIKKTFNMSKTSTVPGLAYLPAREKKIAAYFLEARRKIDGAEGLWRIENKIYDLETFAKLHPGGEEWIRLTKGTDITELFQSHHITDKAERLLPKFYIREATTQRSVPLTFLSDGFYRTFKRRAFEALKNVNFHRSSMTTDLIIDSLMVMTFALSLAAAFAHSYAIIVFASIFLTLTTVAAHNYFHMKDNFRMYYFDLSMLSSKNWRISHVMSHHMYTNTLWDYEIYIVEPFLQWIPRKDKSYFASLISKIISPIVWMLLFLVEGFKRYYLVFNEYRVFEFRDFVPFVLPLLMSLVAPKILVALKLWLIMLLISSALFGLIGFNAAHHHPDIFHDGDIYRDDLDWGLLEMDSVRDRKVIDDSIFLALTNFGSHTLHHLLPTVDHHYLHLCMPAFLQTCKEFGLNSDKWTQWELIKGQFRQLARTETKKNHR; the protein is encoded by the exons ATGAATACGTTAAAATCGAATGGATATATCGTCGACGCGTTCCATG ACGAGATTAAGAAAACCTTCAATATGTCAAAAACTAGTACGGTACCCGGATTGGCTTATCTGCCagcaagagagaagaaaattgcGGCTTATTTTCTTGAAGCTAGAAGAAAAATCGATGGTGCAGAGGGATTATGGAGAATCGAAAACAAAATCTACGATCTAGAAACTTTCGCGAAATTGCATCCGGGTGGTGAGGAATGGATTCGGCTCACAAAAGGAACTGACATTACCGAATTATTTCAG AGTCATCACATCACCGACAAAGCCGAGCGACTATTGCCGAAATTCTACATTCGTGAAGCCACAACACAGCGATCTGTGCCATTGACCTTTTTATCGGACGGCTTTTATCGCACATTCAAGAGACGCGCTTTCGAGGCTTTGAAGAATGTCAATTTTCACCGATCGTCAATGACGACGGATCTCATCATCGACTCCTTGATGGTCATGACTTTCGCACTGAGTCTCGCGGCCGCCTTCGCTCATTCTTACGCTATTATTGTTTTTGCTA GTATTTTTCTGACACTGACGACTGTTGCTGCGCACAATTACTTCCACATGAAAGACAACTTTCGCATGTACTACTTCGATCTCAGTATGCTATCTTCGAAGAATTGGCGTATCTCGCACGTAATGAGTCACCATATGTATACTAATACTTTATGGGATTATGAGATTTACATAGTGGAACCGTTTCTCCAATGGATCCCTCGTAAGGATAAATCCTACTTCGCGAGTTTGATAAGCAAGATCATCAGTCCTATCGTTTGGATGTTATTGTTTCTTGTGGAAGGTTTCAAACG atactaCTTGGTATTCAACGAATATAGAGTCTTTGAATTTCGTGACTTCGTACCGTTTGTGCTGCCTTTATTGATGAGTTTGGTAGCGCCCAAGATTCTCGTCGCACTCAAGCTGTGGCTGATAATGCTGTTGATCAGTAGCGCTTTGTTTGGTTTGATTGGCTTCAACGCGGCTCATCATCATCCCGATATTTTCCACGACGGTGATATCTACAG GGATGATCTGGACTGGGGTCTGCTCGAGATGGACTCAGTGCGTGATCGCAAAGTGATTGACGACTCGATTTTCCTGGCGCTCACGAACTTCGGTTCGCACACACTGCATCATCTTCTACCCACTGTGGACCATCATTATCTGCATCTGTGCATGCCCGCTTTTTTGCAGACGTGCAAAGAATTCGGCCTCAATTCGGACAAATGGACGCAGTGGGAGCTTATTAAAGGACAATTTAGGCAACTCGCGCGAACTGAAACGAAGAAGAATCACAGATAG
- the LOC126854425 gene encoding cytochrome b5-related protein-like produces the protein MSKTSTILGLVYLPARENKTVVYFLKARKKIDGSEGLWRIENNLYDLETFANSHQGGAEWIRLTKGTDITELFQTHHILDKAERLLPKFFVREAATQRSAPFTFLSDGFYRTFKKRASEALKSVDFHRPSRTTNLITDFLVAMTFVLSLAAAFVNSYAIIVFASIFLTWTTVAAHNYLHMRDNFRMYYFDLSVLSSKSWRISHVMSHHMYTNTLWDYQIYVVEPFLNWLPRKDKSYLAGVISKIISPIVWILLFLTEIFTRYYLVFKEYGVFEFRDFIPFLLPLSMSLLAPKILVAIKLWLIMLVITSALFGLIGFNAAHHHPDIFHDGDIYRDDLDWGLLEMDSVRDRKVIDHSIFLALTHFGSHTLHHLLPTIDHHYLQLCVPAFLQTCKEFGLNSDKWTQWELFKGQFRQLMRTESKKNHR, from the exons atgtcaaaaacCAGTACGATACTCGGATTGGTTTATCTGCCAGCGAGAGAGAACAAAACTGTAGTTTATTTTCTGAaagctagaaaaaaaatcgacggTTCAGAGGGATTGTGGAGAATAGAAAACAATCTTTACGATCTAGAGACTTTCGCGAATTCGCATCAGGGTGGTGCAGAATGGATTCGGCTCACAAAAGGAACTGACATTACCGAGTTGTTCCAG ACTCACCATATCCTCGACAAGGCTGAGCGACTATTGCCGAAATTCTTTGTTCGTGAAGCCGCGACACAACGATCTGCGCCATTTACTTTCTTATCGGACGGTTTCTATCGTACATTCAAGAAACGCGCTTCTGAGGCTTTGAAGAGTGTCGATTTTCATCGGCCATCAAGAACTACAAATCTCATCACTGACTTCTTGGTAGCAATGACTTTCGTATTGAGTCTCGCAGCCGCCTTCGTCAATTCTTATGCTATTATTGTTTTTGCCA gcATCTTTCTGACATGGACGACCGTTGCCGCGCACAATTATCTCCATATGAGAGACAACTTTCGCATGTATTACTTCGATCTCAGTGTATTATCCTCGAAGAGTTGGCGTATCTCGCATGTAATGAGTCACCATATGTATACTAATACTTTATGGGATTATCAGATTTACGTGGTTGAACCATTTCTCAATTGGCTTCCTCGTAAGGATAAATCTTATCTTGCAGGGGTGATAAGCAAGATCATCAGTCCTATCGTctggatattattatttcttacagAAATTTTCACACG GTACTACTTGGTATTCAAAGAATATGGAGTTTTTGAATTTCGTGATTTCATACCGTTTCTACTGCCTTTGTCGATGAGTCTGCTAGCACCCAAGATTCTCGTCGCAATCAAGCTGTGGCTGATAATGCTGGTGATTACTAGCGCTCTGTTTGGTTTGATTGGCTTCAACGCGGCTCATCATCATCCCGATATTTTTCACGACGGTGATATCTACAG GGATGATCTGGACTGGGGTCTGCTCGAGATGGATTCAGTGCGCGATCGCAAAGTGATTGACCACTCGATTTTCCTAGCGCTCACGCACTTCGGTTCGCACACACTGCATCATCTTCTGCCCACTATAGACCATCACTATTTGCAATTGTGCGTGCCCGCTTTTCTGCAGACGTGCAAGGAATTCGGCCTTAATTCGGACAAGTGGACGCAGTGGGAGCTTTTTAAGGGACAATTCAGGCAGCTCATGCGAACCGAATCGAAGAAGAATCACAGATAG
- the LOC126854423 gene encoding cytochrome b5-related protein-like isoform X2, which produces MSKTSTVPGLAYLPAREKKIAAYFLEARRKIDGAEGLWRIENKIYDLETFAKLHPGGEEWIRLTKGTDITELFQSHHITDKAERLLPKFYIREATTQRSVPLTFLSDGFYRTFKRRAFEALKNVNFHRSSMTTDLIIDSLMVMTFALSLAAAFAHSYAIIVFASIFLTLTTVAAHNYFHMKDNFRMYYFDLSMLSSKNWRISHVMSHHMYTNTLWDYEIYIVEPFLQWIPRKDKSYFASLISKIISPIVWMLLFLVEGFKRYYLVFNEYRVFEFRDFVPFVLPLLMSLVAPKILVALKLWLIMLLISSALFGLIGFNAAHHHPDIFHDGDIYRDDLDWGLLEMDSVRDRKVIDDSIFLALTNFGSHTLHHLLPTVDHHYLHLCMPAFLQTCKEFGLNSDKWTQWELIKGQFRQLARTETKKNHR; this is translated from the exons ATGTCAAAAACTAGTACGGTACCCGGATTGGCTTATCTGCCagcaagagagaagaaaattgcGGCTTATTTTCTTGAAGCTAGAAGAAAAATCGATGGTGCAGAGGGATTATGGAGAATCGAAAACAAAATCTACGATCTAGAAACTTTCGCGAAATTGCATCCGGGTGGTGAGGAATGGATTCGGCTCACAAAAGGAACTGACATTACCGAATTATTTCAG AGTCATCACATCACCGACAAAGCCGAGCGACTATTGCCGAAATTCTACATTCGTGAAGCCACAACACAGCGATCTGTGCCATTGACCTTTTTATCGGACGGCTTTTATCGCACATTCAAGAGACGCGCTTTCGAGGCTTTGAAGAATGTCAATTTTCACCGATCGTCAATGACGACGGATCTCATCATCGACTCCTTGATGGTCATGACTTTCGCACTGAGTCTCGCGGCCGCCTTCGCTCATTCTTACGCTATTATTGTTTTTGCTA GTATTTTTCTGACACTGACGACTGTTGCTGCGCACAATTACTTCCACATGAAAGACAACTTTCGCATGTACTACTTCGATCTCAGTATGCTATCTTCGAAGAATTGGCGTATCTCGCACGTAATGAGTCACCATATGTATACTAATACTTTATGGGATTATGAGATTTACATAGTGGAACCGTTTCTCCAATGGATCCCTCGTAAGGATAAATCCTACTTCGCGAGTTTGATAAGCAAGATCATCAGTCCTATCGTTTGGATGTTATTGTTTCTTGTGGAAGGTTTCAAACG atactaCTTGGTATTCAACGAATATAGAGTCTTTGAATTTCGTGACTTCGTACCGTTTGTGCTGCCTTTATTGATGAGTTTGGTAGCGCCCAAGATTCTCGTCGCACTCAAGCTGTGGCTGATAATGCTGTTGATCAGTAGCGCTTTGTTTGGTTTGATTGGCTTCAACGCGGCTCATCATCATCCCGATATTTTCCACGACGGTGATATCTACAG GGATGATCTGGACTGGGGTCTGCTCGAGATGGACTCAGTGCGTGATCGCAAAGTGATTGACGACTCGATTTTCCTGGCGCTCACGAACTTCGGTTCGCACACACTGCATCATCTTCTACCCACTGTGGACCATCATTATCTGCATCTGTGCATGCCCGCTTTTTTGCAGACGTGCAAAGAATTCGGCCTCAATTCGGACAAATGGACGCAGTGGGAGCTTATTAAAGGACAATTTAGGCAACTCGCGCGAACTGAAACGAAGAAGAATCACAGATAG